The sequence AGCCCGCAATGCGGCAGCCCGATGCTCGCACCGCAAGCGAACACTGCGTCGTTTACACAGGATTGGCATATACTTGGCCGAAATAAAGCCTTGCCGATGGCCGAATCCTTAGCGTTGTAGTACTAGCCGAGCAGATCAAATCGAAGAAGGTGACCGTCAAGCTGTTCCTGCGGCACCCGCTGCACGCGAAGCTGTACCTGCTCTTCCGGCCGGACCCCATCAACCCGAAGGTCGGCTATCTGGGTAGCAGCAACCTGACGCTCGCCGGCCTCTCCAAACAGGGTGAATTGAACGTAGACGTGATGGACCGCGACGCCTGCGACAAGCTCGCCCGGTGGTTCGAGGACCGCTGGGCTGACCGGTTCTGCGTCGACATCTCCGATGAGTTGGTGGGCATCATCCAGAACAGTTGGGCCAGCGAACAGCTCATCCCGCCGTATCACATCTACGTGAACATGGCGTACCACCTGTCGCAGGAGGCCAGGGCTGGGCTCACCGAGTTCCGCATCCCCCGCGACTTCGGCAACAAGTTGTTCGAGTTCCAGAAAGCCGCGGTAAAGATAGCGGCCCACCACTTGAACAAACGCGATGGCGTCGTCATCGGCGACGTGGTTGGCTTGGGCAAGACGCTCATGGCCACCGCTCTTGCCCGCATTTTTGAGGATGATCACGGCGTCGAGACCCTCATCATCTGCCCGAAGAACCTGGTGCCGATGTGGGAGGATTACCGGCAGCAGTACCGTCTTCGCGCGAAGGTTATGTCAATCACCAACGCGCAACGTGAACTGCCGGACTTGCGCCGATTCAGACTCGTGCTCATCGACGAAAGCCACAACCTGCGAAACCGCGAGGGCAAGCGATACCGCGCTCTGTTCGAGTATATCCAGTCCAACGACAGCAAGGTCATCCTGCTGTCTGCCACGCCCTACAACAAGACCTACCTGGATCTTTCGAACCAACTCCGGCTATTCGTCCCTGAGGAGAAAGACATCGGCATCCGGCCCGAGCGACTGCTTCGTGAGTTGGGAGAAACCGAGTTCATCCGCCGGCATCAATGCGCACTTCGGTCGCTGGCGGCCTTCGAGAAGAGCCCGTACGCTGACGACTGGCGCGACTTGATGCGGCTGTACCTGGTCCGGCGCACGCGCACCTTTATCCGGGAGAACTACGCCAAAGATGATCCCGCCAGAGGCCGCAAGTACCTCGAATTCGAGGACGGCACGCGGTCCTACTTTCCCGATCGTGTCCCCAAGACGCTCAAGTTCAGGATCGACGAGACGGACCCCGACGACCAATACGCTCGACTGTTCGGACCCGCCGTGGTAAACGCCGTCGATAGCTTGATGCTCCCACGCTATGGCCTGGGCAACTACCAGAAACCATCTCCCGGCAAACCGCCCACGACCGAGGAAGCCCGGATCCTGCAAGATTTGTCGCGTGCGGGCATTCGCCTGAAGGGGTTCTGCCGCACGAATCTGTTCAAGCGTCTCGAAAGCTGCGGGTACGGTTTCCATCTATCGGTAGAGCGACACATCCTGCGCAACTACATCTTTCTGCACGCCATCGAGAACAGCCTGCCAATGCCAATCGGCACCCAGGACATGGGGCTGCTCGACACGCGGATCGATGATTCCGACTCTGACCTGTTCGAGGCGGACGACGACAACAACGACACCGCCGGCACAGACATCCTGACGGCGTTCCGCGACAAGGTGGCCACGCTTCGCAACGAGTGGGAAACCCTCGCCGCCGTTGCCGAGAAGGAGGAGGATGAGCAGACCCGTGCTGCGCGGCGGGATCTGGGCAGACTCCGGCGTGGCCTTCGGACGCCGGAGGCAGCCTACCGCGAGCCGATTCTGCGGGTGCTCATCGAGATGGGCGGCGCCGGCCGGATCGGCGACGTTCTCGACCGCGTCGGCCAGGCCATGAAGCCGGTCCTGAAAGAGGTAGACTTCGACCCGTTAGCCAGCGACCCGGACCTGCCCCGCTGGCGGAACGCCGCTCAATGGGCGCGCAGCATGATGGTCAAAGAGGGCCTACTCAAGGCGGATTCGCTGCGCGGTGTGTGGGAGATTTCCGACAAAGGCCGATCCGGCCGGGGCTGACATGTTGTTGAGGACGTACGATGGCGAAAACGAGCAGAAGTTCATCCTCCGCGAAGCCAGCGGCGCTGATAGAGGGCGCACGTCAGTTGCCCATGGCCCATCTCTCCATCCGCATTCCCTGGCACGATAACGCTTGGGACGGCAGCATCTGCCAGCACCCTCGGGAGAACACCTCCTGCCTGATCCTCAAGGGCATCTCCAAGAAGAAGGACGATGCCTGGGAAGAGAGCATGGCGGGGAAAGACTGGCATGAACTCGACAGCAGGCTGCCCGCATGCGCAGCCGAGCGCGGTTCGTTCTTGTCGGCCAGCGAATTCTTGCGCGAAACCAACCATCCCTACAAGGGCCGCCACGAGATTTATGACAAGTTCCTGCCCACCCCGTTTCGACATCCACCGTTTTCCGCGGCCTGCATCCCGTTCCGGTGGATGCTCAAGGAGCACGTTGAGGGCAATGCCCGGCGGAAGATCGATGGCCTGGTTGAGGAACTGTCGCTCGGTTACTCACCCGATCGCGAGCCGGACCTCGGGGACTTCAAACCCGACTGGGTTCAGGAGTACCACAATCAGCGCGTTCTGCTGGACACATTCTTCAGTGTCATACGGCCTCAAGAATCGCTGTGCTTCTTCTACGCCAAGAAGACCCCACTCTCGGAGAGCAGCCGGCGCGTCATTGTCGGCGTCGGTCGTATCCTCCACCTCGGCGACCCGGTGGAATATGAGTACGAGGGCGGCGTTAAGGCAACGCCGATTCGCTGCACGCTGTGGGAACGCAACATCGGACACTCGATCCGGCCGGACTCGGCGGGGGACGGTTTTCTGTTGCCATACCACCAGATCCTGGCGCTCGCGAGTACGGACAGCTCAATTCGGCCCGAAGAATACGTCGCCTTCTCGCCTGAAGCGCATTGGGACGAATTCTCGTACACGGCCGAGCACGTCTCGCACGACGCGGCAATCGCGTCCCTGCTTGCCTGCGATTCCGCGCTGAGAAGAACCGCCGCCATCCTGCCTGGACCGTGGGCTCAGGCCCGTGCGTGGATCGACAGAGAACTCAACCGTTTGTGGAAGATGCGCGGTCCTTACCCGGGCATGGGCTCAGCGCTGGCTGCCCTGGACATCGAGCGGGCAAACCTGATCGCCTACGAGATCGCACGGGCGCAGGAGGAGGAGGAAACCGCCTGGGAAAGTGATCCCTGGGAGCGGTTCGAGCAGGCACTGGATAAGCCGAGCCTACTCGGGGCGGACCTGGCACAATGCCTCGGCGGTTCCTGGCGGAAGATCTGGAAAGGCATGAAGCCCGAACGTAAGGCCTTACTCAAACTGCTCAGCCGATTTGCCATTTCGGACGAGCAGGCCGCCCGGTTTTTCCAGAAGACGAAACGCGAAGACGCAGGGATCAGTGTCGAGGATTCCGACCTCATTCGCAATCCTTACCTGCTGTACGAACTGGACCGTGGCCGGGTTGCACCGATTCAATTGGGGACAATCGACCAGGGCGTTTTTCCAGATGCGGTCGTGCGTGAGAAGTTCCCCCTCCCCGCGGAATCCACCATGGACGACGGGGCCGACTCTCGGCGGATTCGGGCGTTTGTCATCCAGGCATTGGAGAATGCCGCGGGCTTGGGCCACACGCTGCTGCCCAGGGATTCGGTAATTCGTAAGATCGCGCAAGTAGACGTACGCCCGGCCGTACCCTGCACTGAGGACGTACTGGACCAGACGGAGGGGGCGTTCGATCCGGTCATCAGCATTACCGCGCTCAAGAGTGGCCAGCCCGCGTACCAGCTCGACCGGCTTGTCGAAGCCGGCAATCTCATCCGCAACTGCGTAGAACGTAGGACAACCAACGCCAAGCGCCACCCTGCCGCGCATCCCTGGCGGAACCTGATTGACGCGGCGATCGGGCAAGGCGTGCCGGCAGATGCATCTGAGCGAGAGCAGGAGGAGCTGGCGCGGGCCGAGAAAGCCGCGGCGCTTGCGGAGATTTACGCTTCCAGATTGACCGTGCTCATCGGTCCAGCCGGTACGGGCAAGACCACACTCTTGAAGGCGCTCTGCGCCATTTCGGATGTCGAGCAGGGCGGCTTTCTTCTGCTTGCGCCCACCGGCAAAGCACGCGTGCGCATGGAGGCGCAGATCGGGCTACAGACAGGGAAAACCATTGCACAGTTCCTCCTTGGATCGGGCAGATTTGATGCCGAAACCGGAGCTTATGTCGTCACCGGCGGATCGGACCGGTGTACTGCATACCGCACCGTGGTCATTGATGAGTGTTCAATGCTCACGGAGGAACAACTTGCAGCGACACTGGATGGGCTGGAGAACGTCGAGCGTCTCGTCCTCGTCGGCGATCCCCGGCAGCTGCCGCCTATTGGGGCCGGACGTCCTTTCGTCGATATCGTCCGTCGCCTTACACCGAAGAGAATTGAATCCTACCCGAGCGGAACGCCCAGGGTGGGACCGGGCTATGCCGAGTTGACCATCACGCGGCGCCAGGCCGGTGAACAACGGGATGATCTCCTACTGGCAAACTGGTTTAGCGGAGCCCCGCTTGATGCGGGAGCCGACGAGATCTGGGAGAGGCTTCTGCGTGGCGAGGCGCAGCATATTCGGCTCGCTCGCTGGGATTCACCGGAAGAGCTGGAAGCCAAGTTGGTGGCCGCGATCATCCAAGACCTGAAGCTCTCCGGCCCGGAAGATGAAAACGGCTTTGAGCAGTCACTCGGCGGATCGTTATTCCAGAACGCAGTGTATTTCCATCCCAGAAGCAAAGACCGCTCGGGAGCTGGAGAACATGCGGAGGATTGGCAGGTTCTGTCCCCGGTTCGCGCCGGTCTGCATGGAGTGGATTCCGTTAACAGGGCGATCCAAACGACCTTTCGCAAACGCGTCTTGGGCTGGACACGAGAGCAGTGGCGGAGAGTCCCGAGACCATTCGGTGCACAGAGCATCTTGTACGGCGACAAGGTGATAAGCCGCCAGAACGGTTGGCGAAACGACGTGTTTCCGCCGCCCCAAGATGAGCATCTTTACGTCGCCAACGGCGACATCGGGATGGTCGTCGGGCAGTACAAGGGCCGGAACGCCGGCTACAAGGGGTTGCCGTGGAAACTCGAAGTCGAGTTCACGAGTCAGACAGGCTTCAAGTGCGGCTATGCCGGATGGGAATTCGGCGAAGAGGGTGACCCGCCGCTCGAACTTGCATACGCGCTGACCATCCACAGGGCGCAAGGCAGCGAGTTTGGCATCACTTTTGTCGTTGTTCCGAACCCCTGCTGGCTCTTGAGTCGTGAGCTTCTTTACACGGCGCTGACCAGGCAGCAGGAGCATATCGTCGTCTTTCATCAGGGTGCGGCCCGAGACCTGATTCGCTTTGTGTCAAACTCGGAAATCGCGTCTCGCGTCACCAATCTTTTCACGCCGCCGGACCTCGTTGCTGTACAAGATCGGTTTATGGAAGATGGGCTGATTCACCGGACTTCACGGGGCGACCTGGTCAGGTCGAAGTCCGAGGTCATCATCGCCAATCTGCTTTACGACAAGCTGAAGATCACGAACTATCTCTACGAGAATCCGCTCCAGGGCAGAAATGGCAGCGTCCGCTACCCCGATTTCACCCTCATCGACGCCGAAACCGGCCGTAACCTATACCTCGAACATTTGGGCATGCTTGGTGATAGGGTCTACCGGGAGCGATGGGAACGCAAGCTCGCGTGGTATCGTGAGCAGGGAGTCGTTCCGTTTGGCGAAGGAGAGGGTGATGCCGGAACGCTGCTGACCACAAGCGAAGGGCCACGCGGCGAGTTCGACGTGCCCGCGATTGAGGCCCGCATAAAACAGGGATTGGGAGTCCAGTGATGGCGAAGTCACCCCCGCTCCCAGTCCAACACTTGTCCAAAGAGGAACCCGGTTACTCAGTTCTCGGCTCCCCCACTTTTCAGGCTGCCATCCCATCGGTGCTCCACGTTTCCGGAAACGCCGCACTTCTTACTAGCACATCCGTGGCCCTTTTCTGCTCAGTGAAATGCCCCGGCGACCTGATCCTGAAGACCTATGACCTGGCCCGAGCCCTTCGCGATGCCGGCATCACGGTGATCGGAGGCTTCCACTCGCCGATGGAGAAGGAATGCCTGACGCTTTTGCTTCGCGGCGATCAGCCCGTCATCGTGTGCCTTGCGCGTGGCCTGGAGAACCTCCGGCTGCCCGCAACCTGGAAGCCGGCGCTTGCCGCCGGCAGGCTGCTGTTGGTCTCGCCATTCGACAACGGATGCCGACGGGTTACGGAGGAAACGGCCGAGAAGCGGAACCGATGCATCGTGGCCATAGCCGAGAGCATCATCGTCACCTACGCCCACGCCGGCGGGCGGCTGGAGCAGCTCTGCCGCGACGCCGTAACGGCCGGCAAAACGTTCTGGACACTCGACGATGCGGCGACCACCAACCTCGTCCAACAGGGAGCACGCCCAATCTCCGCCGATGCATTGCCTCGGTCGTGGATCTCCCTCACGACCACCAACCGGCATCAATCAGCGCGCCACCGGAGCTGCTGGCTTGGATGCGAGTGACGACACTCAGCTCACACAACTTGGGTGTCGTGAAGCTGGCCCAGCCAGAATGCCCCGCGGCACACGATTTCACCCGGCTCGATGCTTTCCGCTCGATGATCCTCATCCCCGTTACCCCAAACGCGTCTGCAGAATCGCGTCGAGTAGCTCCCCGGCGAATAACAATTGGATCTGATTGGTGTACGTCCGCCCCACCTTCGTCGAGAGCAGCAAGACGAGGCCGATGCTCTGGAGGTAGGACAGGCTGGTGTAGAAGTAAACGTACGAGAACGGTGTCTCGTGGTGCTGCAGGGTGATCTGGCGGTAGCGCTCGTAAACGGTTTTGACGAAGGGCTCTGTGCTTTCGGCGATTGCCATCAGGATGTAGAGGTTCTGGTCGTTCAGGTCGGTGAGCACGTCGACGATCAGATCTCTTCTGGCGCGCTCGAAGACTGCACGCACGTCCTCTGACTGCTCGAGAGCCAGGTAATACAAGGCCTTGATGGCCACCCGCACATCGGCGTTCGTCGCACTCACAGTCAGGGCGGCAATCTGTGCCACGATGGATTCCGACCACTCGTGCAGGCCACCCCGGGCCCGGTCCACGAGGATCGCCCGTACCTGGTCGGCGTCGTAGTTGCGGAAATGGATCATCTCGGGCTGAAGGGATGAGCGGATGCTCTCATCGAGCCGGCCGAGGAACTTGGGGTGGTTGCTGAGCAGCACCGACATGTACGCGCTCGTCGACCGCGC comes from Phycisphaerae bacterium and encodes:
- a CDS encoding AAA family ATPase; protein product: MAHLSIRIPWHDNAWDGSICQHPRENTSCLILKGISKKKDDAWEESMAGKDWHELDSRLPACAAERGSFLSASEFLRETNHPYKGRHEIYDKFLPTPFRHPPFSAACIPFRWMLKEHVEGNARRKIDGLVEELSLGYSPDREPDLGDFKPDWVQEYHNQRVLLDTFFSVIRPQESLCFFYAKKTPLSESSRRVIVGVGRILHLGDPVEYEYEGGVKATPIRCTLWERNIGHSIRPDSAGDGFLLPYHQILALASTDSSIRPEEYVAFSPEAHWDEFSYTAEHVSHDAAIASLLACDSALRRTAAILPGPWAQARAWIDRELNRLWKMRGPYPGMGSALAALDIERANLIAYEIARAQEEEETAWESDPWERFEQALDKPSLLGADLAQCLGGSWRKIWKGMKPERKALLKLLSRFAISDEQAARFFQKTKREDAGISVEDSDLIRNPYLLYELDRGRVAPIQLGTIDQGVFPDAVVREKFPLPAESTMDDGADSRRIRAFVIQALENAAGLGHTLLPRDSVIRKIAQVDVRPAVPCTEDVLDQTEGAFDPVISITALKSGQPAYQLDRLVEAGNLIRNCVERRTTNAKRHPAAHPWRNLIDAAIGQGVPADASEREQEELARAEKAAALAEIYASRLTVLIGPAGTGKTTLLKALCAISDVEQGGFLLLAPTGKARVRMEAQIGLQTGKTIAQFLLGSGRFDAETGAYVVTGGSDRCTAYRTVVIDECSMLTEEQLAATLDGLENVERLVLVGDPRQLPPIGAGRPFVDIVRRLTPKRIESYPSGTPRVGPGYAELTITRRQAGEQRDDLLLANWFSGAPLDAGADEIWERLLRGEAQHIRLARWDSPEELEAKLVAAIIQDLKLSGPEDENGFEQSLGGSLFQNAVYFHPRSKDRSGAGEHAEDWQVLSPVRAGLHGVDSVNRAIQTTFRKRVLGWTREQWRRVPRPFGAQSILYGDKVISRQNGWRNDVFPPPQDEHLYVANGDIGMVVGQYKGRNAGYKGLPWKLEVEFTSQTGFKCGYAGWEFGEEGDPPLELAYALTIHRAQGSEFGITFVVVPNPCWLLSRELLYTALTRQQEHIVVFHQGAARDLIRFVSNSEIASRVTNLFTPPDLVAVQDRFMEDGLIHRTSRGDLVRSKSEVIIANLLYDKLKITNYLYENPLQGRNGSVRYPDFTLIDAETGRNLYLEHLGMLGDRVYRERWERKLAWYREQGVVPFGEGEGDAGTLLTTSEGPRGEFDVPAIEARIKQGLGVQ
- a CDS encoding DNA-processing protein DprA; translation: MAKSPPLPVQHLSKEEPGYSVLGSPTFQAAIPSVLHVSGNAALLTSTSVALFCSVKCPGDLILKTYDLARALRDAGITVIGGFHSPMEKECLTLLLRGDQPVIVCLARGLENLRLPATWKPALAAGRLLLVSPFDNGCRRVTEETAEKRNRCIVAIAESIIVTYAHAGGRLEQLCRDAVTAGKTFWTLDDAATTNLVQQGARPISADALPRSWISLTTTNRHQSARHRSCWLGCE
- a CDS encoding orc1/cdc6 family replication initiation protein; the protein is MRVYACGEVYATMGIADYFSERVHALDQSLHRIKDFHVFDFNHIPEQPLMREEIKPIIDACLRYLKTGIPNHLFIFGSRGCGKTLMLKYIQRLLRGQATVCYVNCRQHNTSFKILAHLLCVKPRGCSLDELWLRFCDAHAGRLILILDEVDLLSEKDRHKDILYLLARSTSAYMSVLLSNHPKFLGRLDESIRSSLQPEMIHFRNYDADQVRAILVDRARGGLHEWSESIVAQIAALTVSATNADVRVAIKALYYLALEQSEDVRAVFERARRDLIVDVLTDLNDQNLYILMAIAESTEPFVKTVYERYRQITLQHHETPFSYVYFYTSLSYLQSIGLVLLLSTKVGRTYTNQIQLLFAGELLDAILQTRLG